A stretch of the Filimonas lacunae genome encodes the following:
- a CDS encoding response regulator transcription factor: MNPDNSLFPKLFIIEDDPSIQMVLSKFLSKTFELNVFGSAADALSFLHQGSIPDIIISDLNIPEISGLELLKQVKSSGFFKDIPVVMLSGEDNSETRIKCYEAGAEDYIVKPFSPKELEVRLKLILKRNGKLVA; the protein is encoded by the coding sequence ATGAATCCTGATAATTCTCTTTTTCCCAAATTATTCATCATAGAAGACGACCCTTCTATTCAAATGGTTTTGAGCAAATTTTTGTCAAAAACCTTTGAATTAAACGTATTTGGCAGCGCTGCTGATGCTTTATCCTTTTTACATCAGGGAAGCATCCCCGATATTATCATTTCAGATTTAAATATCCCGGAAATCAGTGGTCTGGAATTATTAAAGCAGGTAAAGTCGAGCGGTTTTTTCAAAGACATACCTGTGGTAATGCTATCTGGCGAAGACAATAGTGAAACCCGCATTAAGTGTTATGAAGCAGGCGCTGAAGATTATATTGTGAAACCTTTTAGCCCTAAAGAGCTGGAGGTGAGATTGAAATTAATACTAAAAAGAAACGGCAAACTGGTTGCCTGA
- a CDS encoding ribonucleoside-diphosphate reductase small subunit codes for METELLLQENKERFVLLPIKYPAIWEMYKQHEASFWTAEEIDLSQDLKDWAGMNEGEQHFIKHVLAFFAASDGIVNENLAVNFMSEVQLPEARCFYGFQIMMENIHSETYALLIDTYIKDPAEKNKLFNAIETVPAVTKKAQWALRWIEQGSFAERLVAFAAVEGIFFSGSFCSIFWLKKRGLMPGLSFSNELISRDEGLHCEFACLLYSMLSNKLSQERVTEIITDAVRIEKEFISESLPVRLIGMNADLMKQYIEFVADRWITALGYPKIFNATNPFDFMEMISLQGKTNFFEKRVGDYQKAGVNSSKEQEIFSTDEDF; via the coding sequence ATGGAAACAGAATTATTACTACAGGAGAACAAGGAACGGTTTGTTTTATTACCCATCAAGTACCCTGCTATATGGGAAATGTATAAGCAGCATGAAGCCAGCTTTTGGACCGCAGAAGAAATTGATTTGTCGCAGGACTTAAAAGACTGGGCTGGAATGAATGAAGGGGAACAGCACTTTATTAAACATGTATTGGCATTTTTTGCAGCCAGTGACGGTATCGTAAACGAAAACCTGGCGGTGAACTTTATGAGCGAGGTGCAGCTGCCCGAAGCACGTTGTTTTTATGGTTTCCAGATTATGATGGAAAACATACACTCAGAAACCTACGCCTTATTAATTGACACTTATATTAAAGACCCGGCCGAAAAAAATAAGCTGTTCAACGCTATTGAAACTGTACCTGCGGTTACTAAAAAAGCACAATGGGCACTGCGCTGGATTGAACAGGGCTCTTTTGCCGAACGCCTGGTAGCTTTTGCAGCGGTGGAAGGCATCTTTTTCAGCGGCAGCTTCTGCTCTATTTTCTGGTTAAAGAAAAGAGGATTAATGCCCGGCCTTAGCTTTAGCAATGAATTGATTTCGAGAGATGAGGGCCTGCATTGCGAATTTGCCTGTTTACTATATAGCATGCTTAGCAATAAGTTATCACAGGAAAGGGTTACGGAGATAATTACAGATGCCGTGCGTATTGAAAAAGAATTTATCTCAGAATCATTACCTGTAAGACTGATTGGCATGAACGCCGATTTGATGAAACAATATATTGAGTTTGTGGCCGACCGGTGGATTACTGCACTGGGCTACCCTAAAATATTCAACGCCACCAATCCCTTCGACTTTATGGAAATGATCTCTTTACAGGGAAAAACCAACTTTTTTGAGAAAAGAGTGGGTGATTACCAGAAAGCGGGTGTGAATAGTTCGAAGGAGCAAGAGATCTTTTCAACAGATGAGGATTTCTAA
- a CDS encoding mechanosensitive ion channel family protein, whose product MQFNIDKFYDKAYDWLITFGPRILIAILVFLVGQWLIRILKKRTASTMHNKDVNPSLRPFMRSMITAALQIVLILLVMQILGIQLTIFAALVGALGVAAGLALSGTLQNFTSGILILIMKPFTVGDNIIAQGQEGTVTDIRIFYTVLTTYDNRTVIIPNSKLSNELIVNLSSEGKRRMDIEIKVPFTVDYVNSEGVLKQVIAENKKVLQEPTPRVGVSAIEGDGYKIIVNAWVDAHGFHDVRLALQEKLIDGLKQQGVKLPGM is encoded by the coding sequence ATGCAATTCAACATCGACAAATTCTATGATAAAGCTTATGACTGGCTTATCACTTTTGGCCCGAGGATTCTTATAGCTATCCTCGTTTTTCTTGTGGGCCAATGGCTTATACGCATTCTGAAAAAGAGAACTGCCAGCACTATGCACAATAAGGATGTAAACCCTTCTTTACGGCCTTTTATGCGCAGTATGATTACGGCCGCCTTACAAATAGTGCTGATATTGCTTGTGATGCAGATTCTGGGAATTCAGCTAACCATTTTTGCAGCATTGGTGGGCGCTTTAGGCGTAGCTGCTGGCTTAGCACTAAGTGGTACCCTGCAAAACTTTACCAGTGGCATTCTTATACTGATTATGAAACCCTTTACAGTAGGCGATAACATTATTGCACAAGGCCAGGAAGGTACTGTAACAGATATCAGGATCTTTTATACCGTGTTAACCACCTACGATAACAGAACTGTCATTATTCCTAATAGTAAGTTATCTAACGAGCTGATTGTAAATCTGAGCAGTGAAGGCAAGCGCAGGATGGACATTGAAATAAAAGTTCCCTTTACTGTTGATTATGTAAATTCAGAAGGCGTGTTAAAACAGGTAATTGCAGAAAATAAGAAAGTGTTACAGGAGCCCACCCCACGTGTAGGCGTATCTGCAATAGAAGGAGATGGCTATAAGATTATTGTAAATGCCTGGGTAGATGCGCATGGTTTTCATGATGTTCGACTGGCCTTACAGGAAAAACTGATCGATGGCCTTAAACAGCAAGGAGTAAAACTGCCGGGAATGTAA
- a CDS encoding TolC family protein — protein sequence MGKRLLILLAAAMPFALFAQEKWDLRRCVEYAVKNNISVKQADVQARISELQLKQARMNRFPSLGFSTGLGTQFGRSIDPTTNQFTTTQLLYQNYGLQGSVQVFGFGQLKNSIQAARFNAEAALKDIERAANDVSMNVATYYLQVVASKEQINISEVQIKQDLAQYKDTKSRVDAGALPELNLAEIESQLATDSIALITSRATFEQNVLSLKALLNIEAGDAFEVDTPPMEQIPLENIADMQPDIVYQLALNNQPLQKVNELKIKGAEKTIAAYKSQLYPSLSLGYSLTSRFSSSLKSATNTIAGYDYLPYFTDINGQIYPVQTPVYSSSYSRKSFGKWWDGYGSQLDQNFNQSIGFTLSVPIFNSGNTYKVNYQRSQLDLKTLQLQKAQANQDLQQNIYKAYVNATSAMQKFYAGDRSVASAQKAYDFATKRYEVGLLSSIDLLTNQNNLLKAKLQQLSNQYEYVFRMKLLEFYKGQGLKL from the coding sequence ATGGGAAAGCGCTTACTGATTCTATTGGCTGCTGCAATGCCCTTTGCGTTGTTTGCACAGGAAAAATGGGACCTTCGCCGTTGCGTGGAATACGCGGTAAAAAATAATATTTCTGTTAAGCAGGCCGATGTACAGGCCCGCATTAGTGAACTGCAACTAAAGCAGGCCAGAATGAACCGGTTTCCCAGTCTTGGGTTTTCTACAGGATTGGGGACACAGTTTGGGCGTTCTATTGATCCTACTACCAACCAATTTACTACCACACAATTATTGTATCAGAATTATGGATTGCAGGGGAGTGTACAGGTATTTGGATTTGGACAGCTCAAAAACAGCATTCAGGCCGCCAGATTTAATGCAGAAGCTGCTTTAAAGGATATAGAACGGGCCGCTAATGATGTATCTATGAATGTTGCCACTTATTATTTGCAGGTAGTAGCTTCTAAAGAGCAGATCAATATTTCAGAAGTTCAGATAAAGCAGGATCTGGCACAATATAAGGATACCAAAAGCCGTGTAGATGCAGGTGCGTTACCTGAACTCAACCTTGCAGAAATTGAATCGCAGCTGGCAACAGATAGTATTGCGCTGATTACGTCCAGAGCTACTTTTGAGCAAAACGTGCTTTCTTTGAAGGCACTTCTTAACATAGAAGCAGGAGATGCCTTTGAGGTAGATACGCCTCCTATGGAACAAATTCCTTTGGAAAATATTGCAGATATGCAGCCTGATATTGTATATCAACTGGCTTTAAACAATCAGCCGCTGCAAAAAGTAAATGAACTTAAAATAAAAGGAGCTGAAAAAACAATTGCAGCGTATAAATCGCAATTGTATCCTTCTTTATCGCTGGGTTATAGCCTTACGTCCCGCTTTTCCAGTTCATTGAAGTCTGCTACTAATACGATAGCCGGTTATGATTATTTGCCTTATTTTACGGATATAAATGGCCAGATATATCCTGTGCAAACACCGGTTTATTCCAGTTCTTATTCCCGTAAATCATTTGGCAAATGGTGGGATGGATATGGTTCTCAGCTGGATCAGAATTTTAACCAGTCCATAGGATTCACGCTAAGTGTGCCCATCTTTAATTCAGGCAACACTTATAAAGTCAATTATCAGCGTTCGCAACTGGATTTGAAAACATTGCAACTGCAAAAAGCACAGGCAAATCAGGATTTGCAACAGAATATTTATAAAGCTTACGTGAATGCAACATCGGCAATGCAAAAATTTTATGCAGGTGATAGAAGCGTAGCTTCTGCACAAAAAGCATATGACTTTGCCACTAAACGATATGAAGTAGGGCTATTGAGTTCAATAGATTTACTTACTAACCAGAACAACTTACTTAAAGCCAAACTGCAACAGTTAAGCAACCAGTATGAATATGTATTTCGCATGAAATTGCTGGAGTTTTACAAAGGGCAGGGGCTTAAATTATAA
- a CDS encoding ribonucleoside-diphosphate reductase subunit alpha yields MFVIKRDGRKESVKFDKITARIEKLCYSLNSKFIDPTKVAMKVIEGLYDGVTTTELDNLAAETAASMSTIHPDYSLLASRIAVSNLHKNTTKSFSITMGELYNYVEPKTGLKASLLEDEVYAVISKHSALLDSTIIYDRDFAFDYFGFKTLERSYLLKLNGKVVERPQHMYMRVAVGIHLDNIEEVIKTYNLMSERWFTHATPTLFNAGTPKAQMSSCFLLTMKDDSIEGIYDTLKQTARISQSAGGIGLSIHNIRATGSYISGTNGTSNGIIPMLRVFNDTARYVDQGGGKRKGAFAIYLEPWHADIFDFLDLRKNHGKEELRARDLFYALWISDLFMERVEANGEWSLFCPHEAPGLADTFGEEFEKLYHQYEQEGKARKTVKAQDLWFAILDAQIETGTPYMLYKDACNRKSNHQHLGTIRNSNLCTEIVEYCAPDEVAVCNLASIALPRFVIDGQFDHQKLYEVTYQAAVNLNRIIDRNYYPVEEARNSNMRHRPIGLGIQGLADTFILMRYPFESEQAKQLNIDIAETMYFAAMTASKDLAKVEGTYSSYEGSPLSKGAFQFDFWGVVPGNRWNWSALQQEIKQHGVRNSLLIAPMPTASTSQILGNNECFEPYTSNIYVRRVLSGEFVIVNKFLLKDLVALGLWNDEMKNRIISANGSIQAIEEIPQEIKEIYKTVWEIKQRTLIDMAADRGAYICQSQSLNLFVQQPNKAKLTSMHFYAWKKGLKTGMYYLRTQAAAQAVQFTVEKQGSVQMQPLNNRNQAATPASDEEITGAACPIDGSCEACSS; encoded by the coding sequence ATGTTCGTTATAAAAAGAGACGGCAGAAAAGAATCAGTAAAATTTGACAAGATTACAGCTCGTATTGAGAAACTGTGTTACAGTCTCAACAGCAAATTCATAGACCCCACTAAAGTGGCTATGAAGGTAATTGAGGGACTTTATGACGGTGTTACCACCACAGAGTTAGATAACCTGGCTGCAGAAACGGCAGCTTCGATGAGTACCATTCACCCGGATTACAGTTTGCTGGCATCCCGCATAGCCGTAAGCAACCTCCATAAGAATACCACAAAGTCGTTCTCCATCACTATGGGGGAGCTATATAATTATGTAGAACCTAAAACCGGGCTAAAAGCATCCTTACTGGAAGATGAAGTATACGCCGTAATCAGCAAGCATTCGGCATTGCTGGACAGCACTATTATATACGACAGGGATTTTGCCTTTGACTACTTTGGCTTTAAAACCCTGGAACGCAGCTACCTGCTGAAACTGAACGGTAAAGTGGTAGAGCGCCCGCAACATATGTACATGCGCGTGGCAGTAGGTATACACCTGGACAATATAGAAGAGGTGATTAAAACCTATAATCTGATGTCGGAAAGATGGTTTACCCATGCTACCCCTACCTTATTTAATGCTGGTACGCCTAAAGCCCAGATGTCGTCTTGCTTTTTATTAACCATGAAAGATGACAGCATTGAAGGCATTTACGATACTTTAAAACAAACCGCCCGTATTTCGCAAAGCGCAGGTGGTATTGGTTTAAGCATTCACAATATCCGTGCTACCGGTTCGTATATCAGCGGCACCAACGGCACCAGCAATGGTATTATTCCTATGCTGCGTGTGTTTAACGATACCGCCCGTTATGTAGACCAGGGTGGTGGTAAACGTAAAGGTGCGTTTGCTATTTACCTGGAACCATGGCATGCAGATATTTTTGACTTCCTGGACCTGCGTAAAAACCACGGTAAAGAAGAATTGCGTGCGAGGGATTTATTCTATGCCTTATGGATAAGCGATCTGTTTATGGAGCGCGTAGAAGCCAATGGCGAATGGAGCCTGTTTTGCCCGCACGAAGCCCCCGGCCTGGCGGATACTTTTGGCGAAGAGTTTGAAAAATTATACCACCAATACGAGCAGGAAGGCAAGGCCCGCAAAACCGTAAAAGCACAGGATTTATGGTTTGCCATACTGGATGCACAGATAGAAACCGGTACACCATACATGCTGTACAAAGATGCCTGTAACCGCAAAAGCAACCACCAGCACCTGGGTACCATCCGCAACAGCAACCTGTGTACAGAAATAGTGGAATATTGTGCGCCGGATGAAGTGGCAGTGTGTAACCTGGCATCTATTGCTTTGCCCCGTTTTGTAATCGACGGCCAGTTTGATCATCAGAAATTATACGAGGTAACTTACCAGGCAGCGGTAAACCTCAACCGTATTATAGACCGTAACTACTACCCTGTAGAAGAAGCACGCAACAGCAATATGCGTCACCGTCCTATAGGATTAGGTATACAAGGTTTGGCAGATACCTTTATATTAATGCGCTATCCTTTTGAAAGCGAGCAGGCTAAACAACTGAACATAGACATTGCCGAAACCATGTATTTTGCCGCAATGACCGCTTCTAAAGACCTGGCCAAAGTAGAAGGCACTTACAGCTCGTATGAAGGCAGCCCACTAAGCAAAGGTGCATTCCAGTTTGATTTCTGGGGTGTGGTACCAGGCAACAGATGGAACTGGAGCGCACTGCAACAGGAGATTAAACAACATGGCGTAAGAAACAGCCTGTTAATTGCTCCTATGCCAACTGCCTCTACTTCACAAATACTGGGCAATAACGAATGCTTTGAGCCATACACATCCAACATCTATGTAAGACGTGTATTAAGTGGCGAATTTGTTATTGTAAACAAGTTCCTGTTAAAAGACCTGGTAGCACTGGGATTATGGAATGACGAAATGAAGAACAGGATTATTTCTGCCAACGGTTCTATTCAGGCTATTGAAGAGATTCCGCAGGAGATCAAGGAAATTTATAAAACTGTTTGGGAGATCAAGCAACGTACACTGATTGATATGGCAGCCGACCGTGGTGCCTATATCTGTCAATCTCAATCATTAAACCTGTTTGTTCAGCAACCGAACAAGGCTAAATTAACCAGCATGCACTTCTATGCCTGGAAAAAAGGCCTGAAAACCGGTATGTACTACTTACGTACCCAGGCAGCTGCACAAGCAGTTCAGTTTACTGTAGAAAAACAAGGCAGTGTGCAAATGCAGCCTTTAAACAACAGAAACCAGGCTGCAACACCAGCTTCTGATGAAGAGATTACCGGTGCGGCTTGCCCCATAGATGGCAGCTGTGAAGCTTGTAGCTCATAA
- the metE gene encoding 5-methyltetrahydropteroyltriglutamate--homocysteine S-methyltransferase produces MFTNILGYPRIGGHRELKKACESYWAGESTLRDLQLTAKEIRRHNWLLQQQAGIDLIPCNDFSFYDQVLDMCLTVSAIPERFHPLVEQQQFPETDLLFAMARGYQKDGYDITAMEMTKWFDTNYHYIVPEFYANQQFNLLSDKIVNECREAIQAGIQPKPVILGPVSFLLCGKEKEEGFHRIDLLKNLLPVYKKLMQQLDELNIRTIQFDEPYLSLNLTDAERKGVVYTYNELSKVTPRISILLASYFECYGENLTTVLGLPVQTIHLDLVRCSSQLDDILATDFAKSDKKLSLGVIDGRNIWKNDFENSLKLIQKAVAAIGTDRIMIAPSCSLLHVPCDLSFETALPAEIKNWLSFAKQKVEEVVALKQLATNAAGAAALLDENKQAIASRRTSPLIHKTHVKERVAAITDADAHRNSVFASRRQQQQALLKLPLFPTTTIGSFPQTADIRQLRAQLKKGSITLEAYNTAIKASTETCVRMQEELNIDVLVHGEFERNDMVEYFGEQLEGYVFTKNGWVQSYGSRCVKPPVIFGDVERKAPMTVEWTSYAQSLTNRPMKGMLTGPVTILQWSFVRDDQPRETTTMQIALAIRDEVSDLEKAGIKVIQIDEPAIREGLPLRKENWAAYLQWAVKAFKVSSCSVEDSTQIHTHMCYSEFNDIIDSIAAMDADVITIETSRSQMELLDAFADFKYPNEIGPGVYDIHSPRVPTVQEMEQLLQKAADVIPVEHLWVNPDCGLKTRKWPETKQALQNMVEAAAKARAKAGVVVA; encoded by the coding sequence ATGTTCACTAACATTTTGGGCTACCCACGTATTGGTGGCCACCGCGAACTCAAAAAGGCTTGTGAAAGCTATTGGGCTGGTGAGAGTACACTTCGCGACCTTCAGTTAACTGCAAAAGAGATACGCAGGCATAACTGGCTATTACAGCAACAGGCAGGTATTGACCTGATTCCCTGTAACGATTTTTCGTTTTATGACCAGGTACTGGACATGTGTTTAACAGTAAGCGCCATTCCTGAGCGTTTTCACCCCCTGGTAGAGCAACAGCAGTTTCCGGAAACAGATCTTCTTTTTGCCATGGCCCGTGGCTATCAAAAAGATGGTTATGACATTACTGCCATGGAAATGACCAAGTGGTTTGATACCAACTACCACTACATTGTACCTGAGTTTTATGCCAACCAGCAGTTTAACCTGCTTTCGGACAAAATTGTAAATGAGTGCCGCGAAGCTATCCAGGCAGGGATACAACCTAAACCTGTGATATTAGGACCTGTGTCATTTTTATTATGTGGCAAGGAAAAAGAAGAAGGGTTTCACCGTATTGACCTGCTGAAAAATCTGTTACCTGTTTATAAAAAACTGATGCAGCAGCTGGATGAATTAAACATTCGTACCATACAGTTTGATGAGCCTTACCTGAGCTTAAATCTTACTGACGCGGAACGTAAGGGCGTTGTCTATACCTATAATGAACTATCTAAAGTAACACCACGAATTTCTATTTTATTAGCCAGCTACTTTGAATGTTACGGCGAAAACCTGACCACTGTGTTGGGTTTACCGGTACAAACCATTCACCTGGACCTGGTAAGATGCTCTTCTCAATTAGATGATATTCTGGCAACTGACTTTGCGAAAAGCGACAAAAAGTTATCGCTGGGCGTAATTGATGGCCGGAATATCTGGAAGAACGATTTTGAAAACTCATTGAAGCTGATTCAGAAAGCAGTAGCAGCGATTGGCACCGATCGTATTATGATTGCGCCATCCTGCTCTTTATTGCATGTACCATGCGATCTTTCTTTTGAAACAGCGTTACCCGCCGAAATTAAAAACTGGTTGTCTTTTGCTAAGCAAAAGGTAGAGGAAGTGGTTGCCCTGAAACAACTGGCAACCAACGCTGCAGGTGCCGCCGCCTTGCTGGACGAGAACAAGCAAGCCATTGCCAGCCGCCGCACTTCTCCTTTGATTCACAAAACGCATGTAAAAGAAAGAGTAGCTGCTATTACAGATGCAGATGCCCATCGTAACTCGGTTTTTGCAAGCCGCAGGCAACAACAACAGGCACTGCTAAAGCTGCCTTTGTTTCCTACCACTACCATCGGTTCTTTCCCTCAAACAGCCGATATACGTCAGTTACGTGCACAATTGAAAAAAGGCAGTATTACACTGGAAGCTTATAACACTGCCATTAAAGCTTCGACCGAAACCTGTGTAAGAATGCAGGAAGAGTTGAACATTGATGTGTTAGTGCATGGAGAGTTTGAGCGTAACGACATGGTGGAATACTTTGGCGAACAACTGGAAGGTTATGTATTCACTAAAAACGGATGGGTACAGAGTTATGGCTCCCGTTGTGTAAAGCCTCCGGTTATTTTTGGAGACGTAGAGCGTAAAGCGCCTATGACTGTAGAATGGACCAGCTATGCACAATCGTTGACCAACAGACCCATGAAGGGTATGTTAACAGGCCCTGTTACCATATTGCAATGGAGCTTTGTCCGTGACGATCAGCCACGGGAAACCACTACCATGCAAATTGCACTGGCTATCCGGGATGAAGTAAGCGACCTGGAAAAAGCGGGTATTAAAGTGATACAGATAGATGAACCTGCCATCAGAGAAGGTTTACCATTACGCAAAGAAAACTGGGCCGCTTATCTGCAATGGGCAGTGAAGGCGTTTAAAGTTTCGTCGTGCAGTGTAGAGGACAGCACCCAGATACATACGCATATGTGCTATAGCGAGTTCAATGATATTATCGACAGCATTGCCGCAATGGATGCAGATGTCATTACCATTGAAACTTCCCGCTCACAAATGGAGCTGCTGGACGCCTTTGCAGATTTCAAATATCCGAATGAAATTGGCCCCGGCGTTTACGATATACACTCCCCCCGTGTACCTACCGTACAGGAAATGGAGCAACTGCTGCAAAAAGCGGCGGATGTAATTCCTGTAGAACATTTATGGGTGAACCCCGATTGTGGATTAAAAACCCGCAAATGGCCTGAAACCAAACAAGCATTACAAAACATGGTGGAAGCTGCTGCAAAAGCAAGAGCTAAAGCCGGTGTGGTAGTTGCTTAA
- a CDS encoding cysteine-rich CWC family protein, with translation MPIHENKICPRCQQPFECKVGDVSNCQCNGLHLTQAERDHIALKYNDCLCIGCMRELKNKYTLFKEKFFPDFQ, from the coding sequence ATGCCTATACATGAAAACAAAATATGTCCCCGCTGCCAGCAGCCCTTTGAATGTAAAGTAGGCGATGTAAGCAACTGTCAGTGTAACGGATTACACCTTACCCAAGCCGAACGCGATCATATTGCACTGAAATACAATGATTGCCTTTGTATCGGTTGTATGCGGGAACTCAAAAACAAATACACCTTATTCAAAGAAAAATTCTTCCCCGATTTTCAGTAA
- a CDS encoding MarC family protein yields MSINLDQIITITFTLFAVIDIVGSIPLLISMKEKMGGLRAMPVTIISGVLMISFLFVGQQFLKILGLDIRSFAVGGSIVIFLLGLEMVLGHEIFKADANAKSGTFVPIAFPIIAGSGTLTTIMSLKANYGELYIVIGVAINLVIIYTVLRSLVWLEKVLGENGLTAVRKFFGVVLLAIGVKIFATNISSFGSLTK; encoded by the coding sequence ATGTCCATAAATCTTGATCAGATTATTACTATTACATTTACGCTATTTGCGGTAATAGATATTGTAGGGTCCATTCCGCTGCTTATTTCCATGAAAGAGAAAATGGGTGGGCTACGCGCCATGCCTGTTACCATTATTTCCGGCGTTTTAATGATCTCTTTTTTGTTTGTAGGTCAGCAGTTTTTGAAAATACTGGGCCTGGATATCCGGTCTTTTGCTGTAGGCGGCTCTATTGTAATATTCCTGCTGGGCCTGGAAATGGTGCTGGGGCATGAAATTTTTAAAGCAGATGCGAATGCCAAATCAGGCACATTTGTGCCTATTGCCTTTCCTATCATAGCTGGTAGCGGAACTCTTACTACCATCATGTCGTTAAAAGCCAACTATGGAGAATTGTACATTGTAATAGGAGTTGCCATCAACCTTGTTATAATTTACACGGTATTGCGTTCTTTAGTATGGCTGGAGAAAGTGCTTGGCGAAAACGGCCTTACTGCTGTCAGAAAGTTTTTTGGGGTGGTGCTTTTGGCTATTGGGGTGAAAATTTTTGCCACTAACATCTCGTCATTTGGCAGTTTGACAAAATAA
- a CDS encoding DUF4349 domain-containing protein has product MNVTFKRRTKKVIIYLTIPFLVLFVFRLSYGYLVSSVERNNWVADSDFFSSIGELRKNYASEKGGKRVSAPDWADNQKYEKTATVQTRTTKFDADAAAVDSATKQFSAVIQYEQSVGNKGSRQLHLSIGVVPSAFDSFYTAIQKIGTVKEREVVKVDKTNEYRQLNAKRESLEKTLASLQELKSESGVISDFVTLHDKILEIEKELQELGVELGNFNSENEYCTVRVSLFEGSAGKKASFFTQTKNTLEWTIQYYTILIAALFGACCAATLIVHIAIKLNILKSEVQN; this is encoded by the coding sequence ATGAATGTAACATTCAAGCGCAGAACTAAAAAAGTAATCATATATCTCACCATTCCTTTCCTGGTATTATTTGTTTTCAGGCTGTCATATGGCTACCTGGTTTCCTCCGTAGAGAGAAACAATTGGGTGGCCGATTCTGATTTCTTTAGCAGTATAGGGGAGTTAAGAAAAAACTATGCATCGGAAAAGGGTGGGAAACGGGTAAGTGCGCCTGATTGGGCCGATAACCAGAAATATGAAAAAACAGCTACGGTACAAACCCGTACTACCAAATTTGATGCAGATGCTGCTGCGGTGGATAGTGCAACCAAACAATTTAGTGCCGTAATACAATACGAGCAAAGTGTGGGAAATAAAGGTAGCCGACAGTTACATTTATCTATTGGTGTAGTACCATCTGCCTTTGATAGTTTTTATACGGCTATTCAAAAAATAGGCACCGTAAAAGAGCGGGAAGTGGTAAAAGTGGATAAAACCAATGAGTACCGCCAGCTGAACGCAAAAAGGGAGTCACTGGAAAAAACACTGGCCTCTTTACAGGAACTGAAATCGGAAAGCGGCGTAATCTCCGACTTTGTTACCCTACATGATAAAATTCTGGAGATAGAAAAGGAATTGCAGGAGTTAGGTGTAGAGTTGGGGAATTTCAATTCTGAAAATGAGTATTGCACTGTGAGGGTGTCTTTGTTTGAAGGTTCGGCAGGAAAAAAGGCCAGCTTTTTTACGCAAACTAAAAATACATTGGAGTGGACCATTCAATATTATACCATTCTGATTGCGGCACTTTTTGGAGCGTGTTGTGCAGCTACCCTGATCGTTCATATTGCTATTAAGCTGAATATTCTGAAAAGCGAAGTACAAAACTGA